One window of Pseudomonas urmiensis genomic DNA carries:
- a CDS encoding ammonium transporter, which translates to MTLRKIAGLGALLSLAMPGLALAEEAVPTLNSGDTAWMLTATALVLFMTIPGLALFYGGMVRSKNVLSVMMQCFAITGLMSILWMVYGYSLAFDTTGMEKGVLNFSSFVGGFSKAFLNGVTPDSLTAAFPEAVFITFQMTFAIITPALIVGAFAERMKFSAMLIFMAVWFTLVYAPIAHMVWSGDGALMWDWGVLDFAGGTVVHINAGIAGLVCCLVLGKRKGYPTTPMAPHNLGYTLMGAAMLWIGWFGFNAGSAAAANGTAGMAMLVTQIATAAAALGWMFAEWIFHGKPSALGIASGVVAGLVAITPAAGTVGPMGALVIGLASGVICYFCATSLKRKLGYDDSLDAFGVHGIGGIVGALLTGVFAAPALGGFGAVEDIGAQFWIQAKGVIFTVVYTAIVTYVILKVLDVLMGLRVNEEEESVGLDLAQHNERGYNL; encoded by the coding sequence ATGACTCTGCGTAAGATCGCAGGGCTAGGAGCCCTATTGTCCCTCGCAATGCCAGGCCTCGCCCTGGCCGAGGAAGCTGTCCCCACACTGAACTCCGGCGACACCGCCTGGATGCTCACTGCGACGGCGTTGGTCCTGTTCATGACCATTCCGGGCCTGGCCCTGTTCTACGGCGGCATGGTCCGCTCCAAGAACGTGCTGTCGGTGATGATGCAGTGCTTTGCCATTACCGGCCTGATGAGCATCCTGTGGATGGTCTACGGCTACAGCCTGGCTTTCGATACCACCGGTATGGAAAAAGGCGTTCTCAATTTCAGCTCCTTTGTCGGCGGCTTCTCCAAGGCCTTCCTCAATGGCGTTACCCCTGACAGCCTGACCGCGGCCTTCCCGGAAGCGGTGTTCATCACCTTCCAAATGACCTTCGCCATCATTACCCCGGCGCTGATCGTCGGTGCCTTCGCCGAGCGGATGAAGTTCTCGGCAATGCTGATCTTCATGGCCGTGTGGTTCACCCTGGTCTATGCGCCGATTGCGCACATGGTCTGGAGCGGTGACGGCGCGCTGATGTGGGACTGGGGCGTACTGGACTTCGCTGGCGGCACCGTGGTGCACATCAACGCCGGTATCGCAGGCCTGGTCTGCTGCCTGGTACTGGGCAAGCGCAAAGGCTACCCAACCACCCCGATGGCCCCGCACAACCTGGGCTACACCCTGATGGGCGCAGCCATGCTGTGGATCGGCTGGTTCGGCTTCAACGCAGGCTCGGCTGCTGCGGCCAATGGCACTGCGGGCATGGCCATGCTGGTCACGCAGATCGCCACCGCTGCTGCGGCGCTGGGCTGGATGTTCGCCGAGTGGATCTTCCACGGCAAACCGAGCGCCCTGGGTATTGCTTCGGGTGTGGTTGCCGGTCTGGTCGCCATCACCCCGGCCGCCGGCACCGTCGGCCCGATGGGCGCCCTGGTGATCGGCCTGGCCTCGGGTGTGATCTGCTACTTCTGCGCCACCAGCCTCAAGCGCAAGCTGGGCTATGACGACTCGCTGGACGCCTTCGGCGTGCACGGTATTGGTGGCATCGTCGGCGCGCTGCTGACGGGTGTGTTTGCAGCACCGGCCCTGGGCGGCTTCGGCGCGGTCGAGGACATCGGCGCGCAGTTCTGGATCCAGGCCAAAGGCGTGATCTTCACCGTGGTCTACACCGCCATCGTCACCTACGTGATTCTCAAGGTGCTGGATGTGCTGATGGGCCTGCGGGTCAACGAAGAAGAAGAGTCGGTCGGCCTCGACCTGGCTCAACACAACGAACGCGGCTACAACCTGTAA
- the glnK gene encoding P-II family nitrogen regulator, giving the protein MKLVTAIIKPFKLDDVRESLSEIGVQGITVTEVKGFGRQKGHTELYRGAEYVVDFLPKVKIDVAIDDKDLDRVIEAITKAANTGKIGDGKIFVVNLEQAIRIRTGETDTDAI; this is encoded by the coding sequence ATGAAGCTAGTCACTGCCATCATCAAGCCGTTCAAGCTGGACGACGTGCGCGAGTCGCTGTCGGAAATCGGCGTGCAGGGCATCACCGTCACCGAAGTCAAAGGCTTCGGTCGGCAGAAGGGCCACACCGAGCTGTATCGCGGTGCTGAATACGTGGTCGACTTCCTGCCCAAGGTGAAGATCGACGTTGCCATCGACGACAAGGACCTGGACCGGGTAATCGAGGCCATCACCAAGGCCGCCAACACCGGCAAGATCGGTGACGGCAAGATTTTCGTAGTCAATCTGGAGCAGGCGATCCGCATCCGTACCGGCGAAACCGATACCGACGCGATCTAA
- the sutA gene encoding transcriptional regulator SutA, with protein sequence MSDDDLENDDLEVGDEDEADDGLEAAADDGAEDAGDDSPAPVAKGKSKAAVSVDEMPSMEAKQKERDALAKAMEEFLSRGGKVQEVEANVVADPPKKPDNKYGSRPI encoded by the coding sequence ATGAGCGACGACGATCTGGAAAATGATGACCTCGAAGTAGGCGACGAAGACGAGGCTGATGACGGCCTGGAAGCTGCGGCTGACGACGGCGCGGAAGACGCTGGCGACGATAGCCCCGCTCCGGTTGCCAAGGGCAAGTCCAAGGCGGCGGTCTCGGTAGACGAGATGCCGAGCATGGAAGCCAAGCAAAAGGAGCGTGATGCGCTGGCCAAGGCGATGGAAGAGTTTCTGTCGCGCGGTGGCAAGGTGCAGGAAGTGGAGGCCAACGTGGTCGCCGATCCGCCCAAGAAGCCGGACAACAAGTACGGCAG
- a CDS encoding accessory factor UbiK family protein — MLAPKALLDALSDQASRLFSGDTAQPRAELESQFKVLMQSAFSKLDLVSREEFDSQMVVLARTRARLEALEKQVAELDARMAPAAAPQPATDNPAAD, encoded by the coding sequence ATGCTCGCGCCCAAAGCCCTACTCGACGCCCTCAGCGACCAAGCCTCACGCCTGTTCAGCGGCGACACCGCGCAACCGCGCGCCGAACTGGAGAGCCAGTTCAAAGTCCTCATGCAAAGCGCCTTCAGCAAGCTGGACCTGGTCAGCCGCGAAGAATTCGACAGCCAGATGGTGGTCCTGGCGCGCACCCGCGCACGCCTGGAGGCCCTGGAGAAACAAGTCGCCGAGCTGGATGCGCGAATGGCTCCCGCCGCAGCGCCGCAGCCAGCAACGGATAATCCAGCAGCAGATTGA